One part of the Marinobacter sp. M3C genome encodes these proteins:
- a CDS encoding YjaG family protein, whose protein sequence is MNANQFLKAVQQLQGWRECAFLLSLAERAFPNYALFADAMELKTGAKMRQILDAGWNLLKPDAIETAIPQWLRKLEALSPNVEDYDAYGVYPAYDFCQLLEQALLNRLNPGKHRATEASQLATATVMSFVEVSEAEELSEDELVRLLDQHPLMKDDKLFQRDLVLELKRQRVPRQDFITTLRQRAENDGVSNLGISLSD, encoded by the coding sequence ATGAACGCCAATCAGTTTTTAAAAGCAGTACAGCAGCTACAAGGCTGGCGCGAATGCGCGTTTTTGCTATCGCTGGCCGAGCGGGCGTTTCCCAATTACGCCCTGTTTGCGGACGCCATGGAATTGAAAACCGGCGCCAAAATGCGCCAGATTCTGGATGCGGGTTGGAATCTGTTAAAGCCAGATGCCATCGAGACTGCCATTCCCCAGTGGCTGCGCAAGCTAGAAGCGCTATCGCCAAACGTTGAGGACTACGACGCCTACGGCGTGTACCCCGCATATGACTTTTGCCAGTTGCTGGAACAGGCGCTGTTGAACCGGCTTAATCCTGGCAAGCATAGAGCAACAGAAGCTTCACAGCTTGCCACGGCAACCGTGATGAGCTTTGTTGAGGTTTCGGAGGCCGAAGAGCTAAGCGAAGACGAACTGGTGCGCCTGCTGGACCAGCATCCCTTGATGAAAGATGACAAGTTGTTTCAGCGCGACCTGGTGCTGGAATTAAAGCGTCAGCGCGTTCCACGGCAGGACTTTATCACTACCCTGCGCCAGCGAGCGGAAAACGATGGCGTTAGCAATCTGGGCATTTCGCTGTCCGATTAA
- the dcd gene encoding dCTP deaminase, which produces MSIKPDKWIRRMAQQHNMIEPFEPGQVRESEKGRVISYGTSSYGYDVRCSNEFKIFTNVHSATVDPKNFDENSFVNITSDVCIIPPNSFVLARTVEYFRIPRNVLTICLGKSTYARCGIIVNVTPLEPEWEGQVTLEFSNTTNLPAKIYANEGVAQMLFFEADEVCETSYKDRGGKYLGQTGVTLPRT; this is translated from the coding sequence ATGAGCATTAAACCCGACAAGTGGATTCGCCGCATGGCGCAGCAACACAACATGATCGAGCCCTTTGAGCCCGGCCAGGTGCGTGAATCGGAAAAGGGCCGGGTCATTTCCTACGGTACCTCCAGCTATGGCTACGACGTGCGCTGCAGCAACGAGTTCAAAATCTTCACCAACGTGCATTCCGCCACGGTAGACCCGAAGAATTTTGACGAAAACAGCTTTGTGAATATTACCAGCGATGTGTGCATTATTCCGCCCAACTCGTTTGTGCTGGCGCGCACGGTGGAATATTTTCGCATTCCCCGTAATGTGCTGACGATCTGCCTGGGCAAATCTACTTATGCCCGCTGCGGCATTATTGTCAACGTCACTCCGCTTGAGCCAGAGTGGGAAGGCCAGGTGACATTGGAATTTTCCAACACCACCAACTTGCCGGCGAAAATTTACGCCAACGAAGGCGTGGCGCAGATGCTGTTTTTCGAGGCTGACGAAGTGTGTGAAACCAGCTATAAAGACCGGGGCGGCAAGTATTTGGGCCAAACCGGCGTAACGCTGCCACGCACATGA
- the apbC gene encoding iron-sulfur cluster carrier protein ApbC, with protein sequence MTTISRQALEAAIREYRDPYLEKDLYELDAVKKLDVDKRGEVTLMVELPYPSKGIAGALKQLVGNALESVEGVESSDIHVAQKIHAYKAQKELPSIPGVKNIIAVASGKGGVGKSTTAVNLALALQHEGARVGVLDADIYGPSVGMMLGVPDGQKPEVQEQKYFIPIEAHGLKTNSMAYLANDKTPMIWRGPVVTGVLMQLLQQTLWGELDYLIVDMPPGTGDIQLTLAQKVPVTGAVIVTTPQNIAVMDARRGIEMFRKMEIPVLGVVENMSVHICSNCGHQEALFGTDGGARIADDYDTVLLGQLPLHKTVREQTDGGKPTVAAEPDSEVARRYLDIARRVGAELSKRERNLSGAISSVSVTGHWNSH encoded by the coding sequence ATGACCACGATTTCCCGCCAAGCCCTGGAGGCGGCCATTCGCGAATACCGCGATCCGTACCTTGAAAAAGACTTGTACGAGCTGGATGCGGTAAAGAAGCTGGACGTGGACAAACGCGGTGAAGTCACCTTGATGGTGGAGTTGCCCTATCCGTCCAAAGGCATTGCCGGGGCTTTGAAACAGCTGGTGGGGAATGCGCTGGAATCAGTTGAAGGTGTGGAAAGCTCGGACATTCACGTGGCCCAAAAAATTCACGCCTACAAAGCCCAGAAAGAATTGCCATCGATTCCCGGGGTTAAAAACATTATTGCGGTGGCTTCCGGTAAAGGCGGCGTGGGTAAATCCACCACTGCGGTGAATCTGGCTCTGGCGCTGCAGCACGAAGGCGCCCGGGTGGGCGTGCTGGATGCCGATATTTACGGCCCCAGCGTGGGTATGATGCTGGGCGTGCCGGATGGCCAAAAGCCGGAGGTACAGGAGCAAAAGTACTTTATTCCCATTGAAGCTCACGGTTTGAAAACCAACTCCATGGCGTATCTGGCCAACGACAAAACCCCGATGATCTGGCGCGGCCCAGTGGTTACAGGTGTGCTTATGCAGCTGCTGCAGCAGACTCTTTGGGGCGAGTTGGACTATCTAATTGTGGATATGCCGCCGGGCACCGGTGATATCCAGCTGACGCTGGCGCAAAAAGTGCCGGTAACCGGCGCGGTGATTGTCACTACGCCGCAGAATATTGCTGTGATGGACGCCCGGCGTGGTATTGAAATGTTCCGTAAAATGGAAATACCGGTGTTGGGTGTGGTGGAAAATATGAGCGTGCACATCTGCAGTAACTGCGGCCACCAAGAAGCGTTGTTTGGCACCGATGGCGGAGCGCGTATTGCCGATGACTACGACACCGTATTGTTGGGCCAGTTGCCACTGCACAAAACCGTGCGCGAGCAAACCGATGGTGGTAAACCTACGGTGGCGGCAGAGCCGGATTCCGAAGTGGCGCGGCGCTATCTGGACATTGCCCGCCGCGTGGGGGCGGAGTTGTCAAAGCGTGAACGCAATTTAAGCGGCGCTATTTCCAGCGTGTCGGTCACCGGCCATTGGAATTCGCACTAA
- the metG gene encoding methionine--tRNA ligase, giving the protein MTQASAKQKRDILVTSALPYANGPIHLGHLLEYIQTDIWARYQKLRGHTCYYVCADDAHGTAIMLRAEREGITPEQLIDRIRQEHQQDFGDFLIRFDNYYTTHSDENRQFSEFIYRQLQQNGHIATRTITQSFDPEKNMFLADRFIKGTCPKCKTDDQYGDNCEACGATYSPTELINPRSAVSGATPIEKESEHFFFKLPDFADFLAKWTRSGTLQPQVANKLAEWLDAGLHDWDISRDAPYFGFEVPDAPGKYFYVWLDAPIGYLASFKNLCVREGIDFEHFWKADSTAEVYHFIGKDIINFHALFWPAILHDTGFRTPTAVWAHGFVTVNGKKMSKSRGTFIMARTYLDFLNPEYLRYYFAAKLTGGVDDMDLNLDDFAARVNSDLVGKVVNIASRSAGFISKRFDGKLGQVTEIDKLNEFISAGEELAGYYENREFGRAMRRIMELADIANQYVNDEQPWVVAKQAGEDEKLQAICTNALNMFRLLMAYLAPVLPKTADASEAFLNAKLDWNNRAELLQDHGINEFQPLMSRVDMTQIEKMLDASKEQLPVAEAPAEAALKTPLEPISPEIEFDDFAKVDLRVVKIIKAEHVKGADKLLRLTLDVGHGERNVFAGIKSAYAPEELEGRLTVMVANLKARKMKFGLSEGMVLAAGPGGKDIFILSPDSGATPGMRIM; this is encoded by the coding sequence ATGACGCAAGCGAGTGCGAAGCAAAAACGGGACATTCTGGTCACCAGTGCCCTGCCCTATGCCAACGGCCCCATTCACCTGGGCCATTTGCTGGAATACATCCAGACCGATATATGGGCGCGCTACCAAAAACTGCGCGGCCATACTTGTTATTACGTTTGCGCCGACGATGCTCACGGCACCGCCATTATGCTCCGCGCCGAGCGGGAAGGTATTACCCCCGAGCAGTTGATTGACCGCATCCGCCAGGAACATCAGCAAGACTTTGGCGACTTTCTGATCCGCTTTGACAATTACTACACCACCCATTCTGACGAGAACCGCCAGTTTTCAGAGTTTATCTACCGTCAACTGCAGCAGAACGGGCACATTGCCACTCGCACGATTACCCAATCGTTCGACCCTGAAAAAAACATGTTTCTGGCCGACCGATTTATCAAGGGTACGTGCCCCAAGTGTAAAACCGACGACCAATACGGCGATAACTGCGAAGCCTGTGGCGCCACCTACTCACCCACCGAGCTGATTAACCCGCGTTCGGCGGTGTCCGGTGCCACACCCATCGAAAAAGAATCCGAGCACTTTTTCTTCAAACTGCCGGATTTTGCCGACTTCCTGGCCAAATGGACTCGCAGCGGTACCCTGCAACCGCAGGTAGCCAACAAACTGGCTGAATGGCTAGACGCTGGTCTGCACGACTGGGACATCAGCCGTGACGCACCCTACTTCGGTTTTGAAGTGCCAGATGCACCGGGCAAGTATTTTTATGTGTGGCTCGACGCGCCCATTGGCTATCTGGCCAGTTTCAAAAACCTGTGCGTTCGCGAAGGCATCGATTTTGAACACTTCTGGAAAGCCGACTCCACCGCCGAGGTGTACCACTTCATCGGCAAGGACATCATCAATTTCCACGCCCTGTTCTGGCCAGCCATTCTGCACGACACCGGTTTCCGCACGCCCACCGCGGTTTGGGCCCACGGTTTTGTGACCGTTAATGGCAAAAAAATGTCCAAATCCCGCGGCACCTTCATCATGGCCCGCACCTATCTGGACTTCCTGAATCCGGAGTACCTGCGCTATTACTTTGCGGCCAAACTCACCGGCGGCGTTGATGACATGGATTTGAACCTGGACGATTTTGCCGCCCGGGTAAACTCGGACCTGGTGGGCAAGGTGGTTAATATAGCCAGCCGCAGCGCCGGCTTTATTAGCAAGCGCTTCGACGGCAAGCTGGGTCAAGTCACCGAGATCGACAAGCTTAACGAGTTCATCAGCGCCGGCGAAGAGCTGGCCGGTTACTACGAGAATCGCGAGTTTGGCCGCGCCATGCGCCGAATCATGGAGTTGGCGGATATTGCCAATCAGTACGTCAACGACGAACAACCCTGGGTAGTAGCCAAGCAGGCAGGCGAAGACGAAAAGCTTCAAGCCATCTGCACCAACGCGCTGAACATGTTCCGCCTGTTGATGGCCTACCTGGCGCCGGTACTGCCAAAGACCGCCGACGCCTCGGAAGCTTTCCTGAACGCCAAGCTGGATTGGAACAACCGCGCCGAGTTGCTTCAAGATCACGGCATCAACGAATTTCAGCCGCTGATGAGCCGGGTGGACATGACGCAGATCGAAAAAATGCTCGATGCCTCGAAAGAACAGCTGCCGGTGGCTGAAGCGCCGGCAGAAGCCGCACTGAAAACACCACTGGAGCCCATTAGCCCGGAAATCGAGTTTGACGACTTCGCCAAGGTGGATCTGAGGGTAGTCAAAATCATCAAAGCCGAGCACGTAAAGGGCGCCGACAAGCTGTTACGCCTGACACTTGACGTGGGACATGGCGAGCGCAACGTGTTTGCTGGTATTAAATCAGCCTACGCGCCCGAAGAACTGGAAGGCCGTTTAACCGTAATGGTCGCCAACCTGAAAGCCCGCAAAATGAAATTCGGCCTGTCCGAAGGCATGGTGCTGGCAGCCGGCCCTGGCGGCAAAGACATCTTTATTCTGTCGCCAGACTCCGGCGCTACGCCCGGCATGCGGATAATGTAA
- the rsxA gene encoding electron transport complex subunit RsxA, whose product MTEYLLILVSTILVNNFVLVQFLGLCPFMGVSSKLETAMGMSLATTFVLTLSSVCSYLAYTYLLEPLNLAFLKTITFILVIAVVVQFTEMVVRKTSPLLYRVLGIFLPLITTNCAVLGVALLNLNRNNNFVESVLYGFGAALGFSLVLIFFAAMRERIAVSDVPVAFRGAAIGMVTAGLMALAFLGFTGLVSV is encoded by the coding sequence ATGACCGAGTACCTGCTCATACTGGTCAGTACCATACTGGTCAACAATTTCGTGCTGGTTCAATTTTTGGGCCTGTGCCCGTTTATGGGGGTGTCCAGCAAACTGGAAACCGCCATGGGCATGTCGCTGGCGACCACCTTTGTGCTGACATTGTCGTCGGTGTGCAGCTATCTGGCGTACACCTATTTATTAGAGCCTTTGAATCTGGCGTTTTTGAAAACCATCACCTTCATTTTGGTGATAGCGGTGGTGGTGCAATTCACTGAAATGGTGGTACGCAAAACCAGCCCCCTGCTGTACCGGGTGCTGGGTATTTTTCTGCCGCTGATTACCACTAACTGTGCAGTGTTGGGTGTGGCCCTGCTAAATTTGAACCGCAACAATAATTTCGTCGAATCGGTGCTTTATGGGTTTGGTGCCGCACTCGGGTTTTCCCTGGTGCTGATTTTTTTTGCCGCCATGCGCGAGCGCATCGCGGTATCCGATGTGCCTGTCGCTTTTCGCGGCGCTGCCATCGGTATGGTGACCGCGGGGCTCATGGCTCTGGCGTTTTTAGGTTTTACCGGCCTGGTCAGCGTGTAA
- the rsxB gene encoding electron transport complex subunit RsxB: MWTSIIIAVAVLLGLAAVFGALLGFAAERFKVEGNPLVDQIDALLPQTQCGQCGFPGCRPYAEAINNGEAINKCPPGGEATINALADLLDVEPQPLDAEHGAAQAKRVAVIREDECIGCTKCIQACPVDAILGAAKHMHTVIESECTGCDLCVEPCPVDCIDMIVIEPDIRSWTWAPPVVKEVVPDGEPAAAGSRLIATDSQAETREASLL, encoded by the coding sequence ATGTGGACAAGTATCATCATCGCAGTTGCCGTTTTATTAGGCCTGGCCGCCGTGTTTGGGGCCCTGCTGGGCTTTGCCGCAGAGCGCTTCAAGGTAGAAGGCAACCCGCTGGTCGATCAGATAGACGCGCTTTTGCCGCAAACCCAGTGCGGCCAGTGTGGTTTTCCCGGCTGCCGACCCTATGCTGAAGCCATCAACAACGGCGAAGCCATCAATAAGTGCCCGCCGGGCGGTGAAGCCACCATCAACGCCCTGGCCGACTTGCTGGACGTAGAACCCCAACCTCTGGACGCCGAACACGGCGCTGCCCAGGCCAAGCGGGTAGCCGTGATTCGCGAAGACGAATGTATTGGCTGCACCAAGTGCATCCAGGCCTGCCCCGTAGACGCCATTCTGGGCGCCGCCAAACACATGCACACAGTGATAGAAAGCGAATGCACCGGCTGTGATTTGTGCGTGGAGCCCTGCCCGGTTGACTGTATCGACATGATCGTCATCGAACCGGACATCCGCAGCTGGACCTGGGCACCGCCTGTCGTAAAAGAAGTGGTGCCAGATGGAGAGCCCGCCGCGGCCGGCAGCCGCCTGATTGCCACCGACAGCCAGGCAGAAACCCGCGAAGCGAGCTTGTTATGA
- the rsxC gene encoding electron transport complex subunit RsxC: MTQLWNFGGGVHPPENKSQSNNRPIRPAGLPAKLILPLQQHIGEPARCIVEPGQKVLKGEVIAQVGNGMGVPVHAPTSGTVERISLEPVPHPSGMSDTCVVLIPDGEERWCELIPQPEYRKLERDQVLALIRQGGIVGLGGAGFPTNIKLRPSVNRKVDTLILNGAECEPYITADDMTMREKADQVMAGLRIMAWLLRPARVVIGIEENKPEAIAALRQAAEGSKTEIAVIPTIYPSGGEKQLIQILTGQEVPSGGIPADIGVMCQNIGTAVAVADAILQGKPLISRVMTATGEALAEPGNFEVLVGTPTSHLLTCAGVDKQRMSRLVLGGPMMGYTLPNTDIPLIKTSNCVIAASASELPAPAPEQPCIRCGQCAEVCPMALLPQQLFWHAKATEFEKAEHLNLFDCIECGACSYVCPSSIPLVQYYRFAKGEIRLQRAEQQKSDRARVRFEARQQRLDREQQEKDQRRKDRALAAAKAQEQKKTDAQTSVQDGTISDERAGKSALVEQALARKKAKAAAAASAKRADPSTQSSEEAAPAETFAPENADKIPAVETAPSIEELEQQLTQAQAKLKKMQSMLEDARSGQAPNVDKLERAVDKNTERVRRAQQAIDDAQTTPQQA, translated from the coding sequence ATGACCCAGTTGTGGAACTTTGGCGGAGGCGTACACCCTCCAGAAAACAAAAGCCAATCCAACAATCGGCCCATTCGCCCCGCGGGCTTACCCGCGAAGCTGATACTGCCGTTGCAACAGCACATTGGCGAGCCTGCGCGCTGTATTGTCGAGCCGGGGCAAAAGGTGCTGAAAGGTGAAGTCATCGCCCAGGTCGGCAATGGCATGGGCGTACCGGTACACGCGCCCACGTCAGGCACCGTTGAGCGTATTTCCCTGGAGCCCGTGCCACACCCATCGGGTATGAGCGACACCTGCGTGGTGCTGATACCCGACGGCGAGGAGCGCTGGTGCGAGCTGATACCGCAGCCGGAATATCGCAAGCTGGAGCGCGACCAAGTGCTGGCGCTGATTCGTCAGGGCGGCATTGTGGGCCTGGGCGGCGCGGGTTTTCCAACCAACATCAAACTACGGCCGTCTGTAAACCGCAAAGTCGACACTTTAATTCTTAACGGCGCCGAGTGCGAGCCGTACATTACCGCCGACGACATGACCATGCGCGAAAAAGCAGACCAGGTGATGGCCGGTCTGCGCATAATGGCCTGGCTGCTGCGCCCGGCACGGGTGGTGATCGGCATCGAAGAAAACAAACCCGAAGCCATTGCCGCTTTGCGGCAGGCGGCAGAGGGCAGTAAAACCGAAATTGCGGTGATTCCCACCATCTATCCATCCGGTGGTGAAAAACAGCTGATCCAGATTCTGACCGGCCAAGAAGTACCCAGCGGTGGCATACCGGCGGATATTGGCGTGATGTGCCAGAACATTGGCACCGCGGTAGCCGTGGCTGATGCTATCTTGCAAGGCAAACCACTGATTTCTCGCGTGATGACGGCCACCGGCGAAGCCTTGGCAGAACCCGGCAACTTTGAAGTCTTGGTTGGCACCCCCACCAGCCATTTACTGACCTGCGCCGGTGTTGATAAACAGCGCATGTCGCGGTTAGTGCTCGGCGGCCCGATGATGGGCTATACGCTGCCGAACACGGATATCCCGCTGATAAAAACCAGCAACTGCGTGATTGCCGCCAGCGCCAGCGAACTGCCCGCGCCGGCGCCGGAACAACCGTGTATTCGCTGCGGCCAGTGCGCCGAAGTCTGCCCGATGGCGCTTTTGCCCCAGCAGTTGTTCTGGCACGCCAAAGCCACAGAGTTTGAAAAAGCCGAACATCTGAATCTGTTTGACTGCATCGAATGCGGCGCCTGCTCGTACGTGTGCCCAAGCTCTATTCCGCTGGTGCAGTATTACCGGTTTGCCAAAGGTGAAATTCGTCTACAGCGGGCCGAACAGCAAAAGTCCGACCGTGCTCGCGTACGCTTTGAAGCTCGCCAGCAGCGCCTTGACCGCGAACAGCAGGAAAAAGATCAGCGCCGCAAAGACCGGGCATTGGCCGCCGCCAAAGCTCAAGAACAGAAGAAAACCGACGCCCAGACGAGCGTTCAAGACGGCACAATAAGCGATGAGCGCGCGGGAAAATCCGCTCTGGTAGAGCAAGCTCTGGCTCGTAAAAAGGCCAAAGCCGCCGCGGCTGCTAGCGCTAAGCGCGCCGACCCTTCAACACAGTCCTCTGAAGAAGCAGCGCCGGCTGAAACATTCGCACCTGAAAATGCAGACAAAATTCCTGCGGTCGAGACGGCGCCAAGCATAGAAGAACTGGAACAGCAGCTGACTCAGGCCCAAGCCAAACTGAAAAAAATGCAGAGCATGCTGGAAGACGCTCGCAGTGGCCAAGCGCCCAACGTCGACAAACTCGAACGCGCCGTTGACAAAAATACCGAGCGGGTCCGGCGCGCACAGCAGGCGATTGATGACGCTCAAACGACTCCCCAACAGGCTTAA
- the rsxD gene encoding electron transport complex subunit RsxD: MALEQQSSPHAHRARPTSRVMLWVIIAAIPGLLAQTVFFGWGNLINVVWCVALALATEAAILKWRSKPVGFFLKDNTAAVTGLLLGLSLPQFAPWWVSVVAVFSAIVVAKQLYGGLGSNPFNPAMVGYALVLISFPLAMTTNWAAPVGLWQDAPGFGETLSAIASGQQTAVDGWTMATPLDEYKHKVGSHTAAEITIHPTFGNFIARGWEWVNAGFLAGGLVLLALRIISWHIPVGFLGGLVAMSLLFGTNADQYAPLSLHLLAGGTMLGAFFIATDPVSAATSHQGKLIYAVGIGALVYLIRSWGNYPDAVAFSVLLMNFSVPFIDYYTPPRTYGHHKARRGLPTRKQG, from the coding sequence ATGGCGCTTGAGCAACAGTCTTCCCCTCACGCCCACCGGGCTCGCCCTACCTCTCGGGTAATGTTATGGGTAATTATCGCCGCAATACCCGGGCTACTGGCACAAACGGTGTTTTTTGGGTGGGGGAATCTGATCAATGTAGTCTGGTGTGTCGCATTGGCACTGGCTACTGAAGCGGCCATTTTGAAATGGCGGAGCAAGCCCGTTGGATTTTTCCTGAAAGACAACACCGCGGCAGTCACCGGCCTGTTACTAGGCCTATCGCTGCCGCAATTTGCGCCCTGGTGGGTGTCTGTGGTGGCGGTTTTCAGCGCCATTGTGGTGGCCAAACAGCTTTACGGCGGTCTGGGTTCCAATCCGTTTAACCCGGCCATGGTGGGTTACGCCTTGGTGCTGATTTCATTTCCGCTGGCGATGACCACCAACTGGGCCGCACCGGTCGGCCTATGGCAGGACGCACCCGGGTTTGGCGAAACCCTCAGCGCCATCGCCTCGGGGCAGCAAACCGCCGTTGACGGCTGGACCATGGCCACCCCGCTGGACGAATACAAACACAAGGTGGGCAGCCACACCGCCGCGGAAATTACGATTCACCCCACGTTTGGCAACTTTATTGCTCGCGGCTGGGAATGGGTGAACGCCGGTTTCCTTGCAGGCGGCCTGGTGTTGTTAGCACTGCGTATTATCAGCTGGCACATACCCGTCGGTTTTTTGGGCGGGCTGGTCGCCATGAGCCTGCTGTTTGGCACCAACGCCGACCAGTATGCGCCGCTTTCGCTGCATCTGCTGGCAGGTGGCACCATGTTGGGGGCATTTTTCATCGCCACCGATCCGGTGTCGGCAGCCACCAGCCACCAAGGCAAACTGATTTATGCGGTGGGCATTGGCGCATTAGTTTACCTGATACGCAGCTGGGGCAACTACCCAGACGCCGTAGCTTTCAGCGTGTTGCTAATGAACTTTTCGGTGCCGTTTATTGACTACTACACACCACCACGCACCTACGGTCATCACAAGGCCCGACGCGGTTTACCCACCCGGAAACAGGGCTAA